Genomic window (Syngnathus scovelli strain Florida chromosome 14, RoL_Ssco_1.2, whole genome shotgun sequence):
CTCAAATTTGACTGTGTGTATTTACACACAGTGAGTGAATCAGACTTGAAGCGTTCATTTAAATTGACTCTCGCATTTCCTCTCCTTATCACCCCAGAACACCTTTCATCTCCTTCATGTCCTTTCAACAGGAGCACAATGAAACGGACAGCCCAGTGGAGTGGAACCTCCaccaccgccaccaccaccaccaccaccgccctCCAGGTCAGGAACAAGAGTGAAGAACAATGTCTACCTGAGAAGAGCAGCTGCAGGACTGGGATGTACTTTCATAGGAGGACTCTGCAACCAACCTTTACCGTTAAGCAACAggaaatgatgtcttttttggaaCTTTTTGGTGAGAAAAATCAACATGGTTGTTCTTTGCGTCATACGAAGCCAGAATTTAATCATGGTTAACTCAATTTCAGAAGATGACCTAATCCATGACTTTTTGTTGATGGACTGTTGCTGTAAAATTACAGACAAGGTAAATGTCTTTTTACCTttctgaaaaaaagaaatcacgtTAATACTCCAACTCATGTCTTTCCTAATCTAATTTGCAGTATCTTCTGGCCATGGTTTTCATCTACTTCAAAAGGTCTCACTTGACCATTGCAGAATACACCAAGAAGAACTTTTTCATTGCACTGTAAGTTCACAGAATGTTTACAGGTCCCACACAcgaataatgtttttttaactCATATGCTCATATTGTAGGTATCTAGCCAACAgcatggaggaagaagaggaggagagtaAATATGAGATTTTTCCTTGGGCATTGGGTAAGACCTGGAGGAAGAAGGTCAAGCAATTCCTCAAAATGAAGGACAATTTCTGGGTGCGCATTGAGTTCAGAGCGGCCGTCAGCAGACGTTGCTGTGAAGAGGTAAACAAACAAAGTTCACCCGTAAATGATGTTTCGGTCTGAATTTTAGTTTGGCGTCCGACCATAAGCTCtgttaattgctttttttttttttttgatgagggCTTCTGTGCTTCCAGGTAATGGCCATCATGCCATCTCACTTTGTCTGGAAACGAGAGCGCTCAGAGGAACACAGCGGTGCTCACAGGAAAACGGATAAAGTCAGTTTTCCCCGAGGGCCTTCAGCTTCTCCAGTCCCTTGTATCCGCTGTAATCGTAAGAGCGCATTCAGTCAGCGGCTGCAGATATCCAGAAGCTTGTCTTTGCCCAGCTGCAAGAATAAAATTTCTCAAAGCACTCCGCTGAGTTTGGAGAAAACCCCACCACCCATTGCCACTTGTAGGGAGACCAGTGACCAAACCCAGCGTTCTTCCAACGGCAGCGAGTTACCTGGTAGGTATCCTACTGGAGGTAGGTGCcaaaatgaatcaatgaatcGACAACAAATCAACTGACAAATTAATCGTCTCGTATTTTAGTAATTGCGTCAACGCTTAGACcatttttaagaaaaaataaCTCTAAATCTTCTGAGTCCAGGCTCTCAAAGGTTTGAATTCTGGCCCAAAGCAAAATGAATTACAATAAATTAGcatcattatttattcaatatAGTCAACTATGAGTTGACATGTTTGTATACTTTCTGGCAGGCAGTTTGTCCTCTGACTCCTACATGTACGACTCCTCCATGGACTGGATCAATAAATAGTCCATTGTCTCATCCCATCGGCGTAGTTCTCAACTTCCAGTTTCAAACTCCCAACAGGTGGATGTTTCTACTTTGAAGCAAACGTCTTTCAGCAACACCACCTCTATTTAGAATTCACGTTCAAGATTGCTGATATCTGTAAAGCGCCAACAGTCGAAAAACTCGTGAAtaacttattattatttatatatttatgatATAATGCACACGGTTCTTTGTATTTATCGATGTTATTTATTGACTTCAACACTTGTAGCAATAAATTTGACAAGCATTTATAAAAAGACAGTTTATGTTTGGCAGAATCCGAGCCAAGATTGCTCAGTTTGATGCAGCTTTCAATGAATGATCACTAAAGACTGAAATGTTCACGAATGAAATAAATATTGATATTAAGTATTTCTGATTATGCTTGAGACTGCCAGTAGCACCACACACAAACTAAAATGGCTGAAAAGAGATTTGCTTTGTGATTTGTTGACATTGGGGGATTGGACAATCCCTCAAATAACACAAGATTGCAATCTCCAAAGACACCCAGTTCGGTCGGGGCTGAGCTGATTCAAATTGTTCTTTTTCAGCCTTGTCTGCATCCTAAGTGCCATTCTTGagtcaccggtgtgtttgttagTTGCTGTTTCAATTTCACCCTTGTGTCCCTCGAAAGGGACTATACGAAGACATTATTTTCGCAATGATTTAAATCTAGATCATTTGACGCACAATAACAGAACAATACGAATACGTTATTTTCACAATTATTTAAATCGAGATCATTTGACGTACAATATTATAACAATAACCAAAGACAATCATAGTCACTTAAATCTTGGTCTTTATTTTGCAAATAATTTTCCATACAAACACAGGAACAAATATTGTCCACAAAGGTTTCTTGTCCAACTGGCTGAGCAGCTATGTCACAAACTTCCGCAGTTTCACCA
Coding sequences:
- the spdya gene encoding speedy protein A isoform X2, with product MKRTAQWSGTSTTATTTTTTALQVRNKSEEQCLPEKSSCRTGMYFHRRTLQPTFTVKQQEMMSFLELFDDLIHDFLLMDCCCKITDKYLLAMVFIYFKRSHLTIAEYTKKNFFIALYLANSMEEEEEESKYEIFPWALGKTWRKKVKQFLKMKDNFWVRIEFRAAVSRRCCEEVMAIMPSHFVWKRERSEEHSGAHRKTDKVSFPRGPSASPVPCIRCNRKSAFSQRLQISRSLSLPSCKNKISQSTPLSLEKTPPPIATCRETSDQTQRSSNGSELPGSLSSDSYMYDSSMDWINK
- the spdya gene encoding speedy protein A isoform X1, whose product is MKRTAQWSGTSTTATTTTTTALQVRNKSEEQCLPEKSSCRTGMYFHRRTLQPTFTVKQQEMMSFLELFEDDLIHDFLLMDCCCKITDKYLLAMVFIYFKRSHLTIAEYTKKNFFIALYLANSMEEEEEESKYEIFPWALGKTWRKKVKQFLKMKDNFWVRIEFRAAVSRRCCEEVMAIMPSHFVWKRERSEEHSGAHRKTDKVSFPRGPSASPVPCIRCNRKSAFSQRLQISRSLSLPSCKNKISQSTPLSLEKTPPPIATCRETSDQTQRSSNGSELPGSLSSDSYMYDSSMDWINK